One segment of Primulina tabacum isolate GXHZ01 chromosome 6, ASM2559414v2, whole genome shotgun sequence DNA contains the following:
- the LOC142548288 gene encoding uncharacterized protein LOC142548288, giving the protein MSRQHDQEDGGSGAINHRRELGFPVVYAFKASHEQVKDLRRRRGRGSKGGGGMFDDAAMEACGEKFNNNGFINFIDGENPDENCKSFRNKQSKLCSRGHWKPSEDNKLRELVAVYGPKNWNVIAGNLTGRSSKSCRLRWHNQLDPKIDKGAFGEEEEGRLMAAQTQYGNKWSLISRLFPGRTDNAVKNHWHVVMARRYRELSNSWMKLGKWSSQSANYYTRFNTDENYATSGWEKRGRRMKREILLQDSTMNNKLSTSEISFAGPSSTGESHCDQNSATIPVFIDFLGVGA; this is encoded by the exons ATGTCGCGGCAACACGACCAAGAAGATGGTGGCTCCGGCGCCATCAACCACCGTCGTGAATTGGGTTTCCCTGTCGTCTATGCTTTTAAGGCTTCTCATGAGCAAGTTAAGGACTTGCGAAGGAGACGTGGACGCGGTTCGAAGGGAGGGGGAGGAATGTTTGATGATGCTGCAATGGAAGCTTGCGGCGAGAAATTTAATAACAATGGCTTCATCAACTTCATTGACGGAGAAAACCCAGATGAAAACTGCAAAAGTTTTAGAAATAAGCAGTCGAAATTATGTTCTAGAGGGCACTGGAAACCTTCAGAAGACAACAAACTGAGAGAACTTGTAGCCGTGTACGGTCCGAAGAACTGGAACGTCATAGCTGGAAATCTAACAGGAAGATCAA GCAAAAGCTGCAGATTGAGATGGCATAATCAGCTGGACCCGAAGATCGACAAAGGAGCTTTCGGTGAAGAAGAGGAGGGAAGATTAATGGCGGCTCAAACACAATATGGCAACAAATGGTCGCTGATTTCCAGGCTTTTTCCAGGTAGAACAGATAATGCAGTGAAGAATCACTGGCACGTTGTGATGGCCAGGAGATACAGGGAACTATCAAATTCATGGATGAAACTTGGAAAATGGAGTTCTCAGTCTGCAAATTATTACACAAGATTTAACACGGATGAAAATTATGCAACTTCTG GTTGGGAGAAGAGGGGACGACGTATGAAAAGGGAAATATTGTTGCAGGATTCAACAATGAACAACAAATTGTCAACGTCTGAGATATCATTTGCTGGACCGTCATCGACTGGAGAGAGCCATTGTGATCAGAACAGTGCGACAATTCCTGTTTTCATAGATTTTCTTGGGGTCGGGGCCTAG
- the LOC142550306 gene encoding putative calcium-binding protein CML46 — translation MSLDNVSQFPLENISLSLNSKILQFTLIAGLVLKFLLVAFLDKKRMHSFFLGLFKSAVRSQVLPEDSKSKKRSVKKQKRVDPILRRGDVEIVLGSLGLISNPEEARLDIESHEIFSLFEEKNPSPDELKEAFDVFDRNGDGFMDSEDLQKVICSLGLDKGLEMKSFERMIDVFDDNGDGRLDFEEFVKFLEYSSL, via the coding sequence ATGTCTCTCGATAATGTAAGCCAGTTCCCACTCGAGAATATTTCTCTCTCTCTAAATTCCAAAATCCTGCAGTTCACATTGATTGCTGGATTGGTACTTAAATTTCTGTTGGTTGCGTTCCTTGACAAGAAAAGGATGCACAGCTTTTTCTTGGGACTTTTCAAGTCCGCAGTTCGATCCCAGGTGTTACCCGAGGATTCCAAATCCAAAAAGCGGTCTGTCAAGAAACAGAAGAGGGTTGATCCAATCTTGCGCAGAGGAGATGTCGAGATTGTCTTAGGAAGTCTAGGATTGATAAGCAATCCCGAAGAAGCAAGGTTGGATATAGAATCTCATGAAATATTTAGCCTTTTCGAGGAGAAAAACCCGAGCCCGGATGAATTAAAGGAAGCTTTTGATGTGTTTGACCGTAACGGGGATGGGTTTATGGATTCAGAGGATTTGCAGAAAGTTATATGCTCTCTGGGATTAGATAAAGGATTGGAGATGAAAAGTTTCGAGAGGATGATTGATGTTTTCGACGATAATGGAGATGGGAGATTGGATTTTGAAGAATTTGTTAAATTCTTGGAGTACTCTagtttatga
- the LOC142549799 gene encoding uncharacterized protein LOC142549799 encodes MVFFHSSISVDKHIEMPNSVNSTDPSMKLRQINQFHKNKRTSNATNQLNIPACEQSRSAIIDVIILVAVIGACGFLVYPYAQILAHKSIELGEEVVDVVTEEIFHSPLLFGCLGLSILFSAMALVGIMVCTDRRCGKRGCCGLHNAPEFDIQIKTEDCLKKPDMLEKAALNRGLFELHRDHHRELEAELKKMAPPNGRAVLVFRARCGCSVGRMEVPGPRKSRKVKK; translated from the coding sequence ATGGTCTTTTTTCATAGCTCGATTTCGGTTGACAAGCATATAGAGATGCCCAACTCGGTGAACTCGACCGACCCTTCCATGAAGCTTCGGCAAATTAATCAGTTCCACAAGAACAAAAGGACATCAAACGCTACGAATCAATTGAACATCCCGGCTTGTGAGCAATCTCGTTCTGCTATAATTGATGTTATAATCTTGGTTGCTGTTATTGGCGCATGTGGATTTTTGGTCTATCCTTACGCTCAGATTTTAGCACACAAAAGTATTGAGCTTGGTGAAGAAGTTGTAGATGTTGTAACCGAGGAGATTTTTCATTCCCCTTTGTTGTTTGGGTGCTTAGGACTTAGCATTTTATTCTCAGCAATGGCACTCGTGGGGATCATGGTGTGTACAGATAGGAGATGTGGTAAACGTGGCTGCTGTGGTCTGCATAATGCCCCCGAGTTCGATATTCAAATAAAGACGGAGGATTGCCTCAAGAAACCTGATATGCTAGAAAAGGCTGCATTAAATAGGGGACTGTTTGAATTGCATCGTGATCACCATAGAGAATTGGAGGCAGAGCTAAAGAAGATGGCTCCACCTAATGGGAGGGCGGTTCTTGTTTTTCGAGCAAGGTGTGGGTGTTCTGTCGGGAGAATGGAGGTTCCTGGACCGAGGAAATCTCGAAAGGTAAAGAAATAG
- the LOC142549800 gene encoding zinc-finger homeodomain protein 8-like: protein MDLSNSTPEAETETPTRIPPAKLSPFSNGLLKRHAPLQLRHPLVVTYKECLKNHAAALGGHAVDGCGEFMPSSNSSSSDPIPFKCAACGCHRNFHRRDPEEPHLLQPPNAVPALEFHPLHRHHPPHEPPRASSGDSPNDSPSPPPISSSYYPSAPHMLLALSHGLTTIPDSSITHIPAAINPTSTPVSNSGCRKRFRTRFTQDQKEKMMELADRLGWRMQKKDEDLINEICAEIGVDKGVFKVWMHNNKNTSGKNKDHHQLTLSNNSTAMSSPPAAATSNGVNYSDFSSPAAALYHHQQENNDNGSKQNVGGQEMNQIHLQD from the coding sequence ATGGACCTGAGCAATTCAACCCCGGAAGCTGAAACCGAGACTCCTACGCGGATCCCACCAGCCAAGTTGTCTCCTTTCAGCAACGGCCTGCTGAAGCGCCACGCGCCGCTGCAGCTTCGCCACCCGCTGGTGGTGACATACAAGGAATGCCTGAAGAACCACGCCGCGGCTCTCGGGGGGCATGCTGTCGACGGGTGCGGGGAGTTCATGCCGTCTTCGAACTCTAGCAGCTCTGATCCCATCCCGTTTAAATGCGCAGCGTGCGGCTGCCACCGGAATTTCCACCGCCGTGACCCGGAGGAGCCGCATCTCCTGCAGCCGCCTAATGCTGTCCCGGCGCTTGAGTTCCACCCGCTCCACCGCCACCACCCTCCGCACGAGCCGCCGCGCGCTAGCAGCGGCGACAGCCCGAATGATTCACCTTCGCCCCCACCGATCTCTTCCTCGTACTACCCTTCGGCGCCGCACATGTTGCTCGCCCTCAGCCACGGCCTGACCACCATTCCCGACAGCAGTATCACTCATATCCCCGCCGCCATCAACCCCACTTCCACCCCGGTATCGAATTCCGGCTGCAGGAAGCGTTTCCGCACTAGATTCACGCAAGATCAGAAGGAAAAAATGATGGAGCTAGCCGACAGGCTGGGTTGGAGAATGCAGAAGAAAGATGAAGATTTAATAAATGAAATCTGCGCTGAAATCGGTGTTGATAAAGGGGTTTTCAAAGTGTGGATGCACAACAACAAGAACACTTCTGGTAAAAACAAAGATCATCATCAGCTCACATTATCTAACAACAGCACCGCGATGTCCTCCCCGCCTGCCGCAGCCACCAGCAACGGCGTCAATTACAGCGATTTCAGCTCCCCCGCCGCGGCGCTCTACCACCACCAGCAAGAGAACAATGACAATGGCAGCAAGCAAAATGTTGGTGGGCAAGAAATGAATCAGATTCATCTCCAAGATTAG